The following coding sequences are from one Streptomyces sp. NBC_01485 window:
- a CDS encoding maltokinase N-terminal cap-like domain-containing protein produces MTKTAPLRPGSASGVRSVGPLAALLCEWLPRQRWFAGKDRPLTDLRMLSMTELYPGCLHLLVHADQSGVPTPGNTPPAGDCYQLLLGVQEHLSPRLGRALIGRVEDGPMAGLTVHDALQDPRSAHLLLERMRHPGTLGPLTFESDPSVSLPPGLAPRLLEAEQSNTSLVYGDAFILKIFRRIQPGVNPDLEVPVALAGQGCRRVPAPVAWFRTTHPQEATLGVLQPFLPDASDGWTLALRALARGEDFTAEAEELGRATADVHLALASALPAGPHAEDGRTAAAMTERLEAAAHHVPALRPFVQGLTTAFGALSVCDAGPAAQRIHGDLHLGQVLRAGRDWFVIDFEGEPSRPLAERRSAHSPVRDIAGMLRSFDYAARQRRPWRPEWARRCREAYCAGYAARAGWDPRKKHALLRAYETDRAVYEVLYEARNRPDWLPVPMAAIERLAVRGG; encoded by the coding sequence GTGACGAAGACCGCACCCCTGCGACCGGGCAGCGCGAGCGGCGTCCGCTCCGTCGGGCCGCTCGCCGCGCTGCTGTGCGAGTGGCTGCCGCGGCAGCGCTGGTTCGCCGGCAAGGACCGGCCCCTCACCGATCTGCGCATGCTGTCGATGACCGAGCTGTATCCGGGCTGTCTGCATCTGCTCGTGCACGCCGACCAGTCGGGCGTCCCGACGCCCGGGAACACTCCCCCGGCCGGTGACTGCTACCAGTTGCTCCTCGGCGTCCAGGAGCATCTGTCGCCCCGGCTGGGCCGTGCGCTGATCGGCAGGGTGGAGGACGGTCCGATGGCGGGGCTGACGGTGCATGACGCGCTGCAGGACCCTCGGTCGGCGCACCTGCTGCTGGAGCGGATGCGGCATCCCGGCACGCTGGGCCCGCTGACCTTCGAGTCGGACCCGTCCGTGTCACTGCCCCCGGGGCTCGCGCCCAGGCTGCTGGAGGCCGAGCAGTCCAACACCTCGCTGGTCTACGGGGACGCGTTCATCCTGAAGATCTTCCGGCGCATCCAGCCCGGCGTGAACCCCGATCTGGAGGTGCCGGTCGCGCTGGCCGGGCAGGGGTGCCGGCGGGTTCCCGCGCCCGTGGCCTGGTTCCGGACGACGCATCCGCAGGAGGCGACGCTCGGCGTGCTCCAGCCGTTCCTGCCCGACGCCTCCGACGGCTGGACGCTGGCACTGCGGGCCCTCGCCCGCGGGGAGGACTTCACGGCGGAGGCCGAGGAGCTGGGGCGGGCCACGGCGGACGTCCACCTGGCGCTGGCCTCCGCCCTCCCGGCCGGTCCGCACGCCGAGGACGGGCGTACGGCGGCGGCGATGACCGAGCGGCTGGAGGCGGCCGCGCACCATGTGCCGGCGCTGCGCCCGTTCGTGCAGGGCCTGACCACCGCCTTCGGCGCGCTCTCCGTCTGCGACGCCGGGCCGGCCGCCCAGCGCATCCACGGCGACCTGCACCTCGGGCAGGTGCTGCGCGCCGGGCGCGACTGGTTCGTCATCGACTTCGAGGGCGAGCCGTCCCGTCCGCTGGCCGAGCGGCGCAGCGCCCACTCCCCGGTCCGGGACATCGCCGGGATGCTGCGCTCCTTCGACTACGCCGCCCGCCAGCGCCGCCCGTGGCGGCCGGAGTGGGCGCGCCGCTGCCGCGAGGCCTACTGCGCGGGCTACGCGGCCCGCGCGGGCTGGGACCCCCGTAAGAAACATGCCCTGTTGCGTGCCTACGAGACGGACCGCGCCGTGTACGAAGTGCTGTACGAGGCCCGTAACCGTCCCGACTGGCTGCCCGTACCCATGGCGGCGATCGAGCGACTCGCCGTCCGAGGAGGCTGA
- the glgB gene encoding 1,4-alpha-glucan branching enzyme — MALRDTSPPESAGPRPRTAPALDAADRGRLLSGAHHDPHALLGAHPVPGGILFRALRPFADSVSVVIDGDPTPLVSEGDGLFAVVLPLAAVPAYTLLVSYEGAEHKVDDPYRFLPALGDLDLHLIREGRHEELWTALGAEPMAHQGVIGTRFTVWAPNAQGVRVAGDFCFWDGTAFPMRSLGSSGVWELFLPGIGEGARYKFEITSRHGHRFLKADPMARRAEVPPDTASIVHASHYEWADEEWMAHRGDVPVHVAPFSVYEVHLPSWRPGLTYRQLAEELPPYVNDLGFTHVEFMPVAQHPFSGSWGYQVTGFYAVTSRLGTPDDFKFLVDALHRAGIGVIVDWVPAHFPKDDWALGRFDGEPLYEPGDSRRAEHPDWGTYEFDFGRVEVRNFLVANATYWCEEYHVDGLRVDAVASMLYLDYSRDSGQWTPNVFGGREDLDAKAFLQEMNATVYRRNPGVVTIAEESTAWEGVTRPTDGGGLGFGLKWNMGWMHDSLQYIGKEPVHRKYHHHEMTFSMVYAYSENYILPISHDEVVHGKRALVSKMPGDWWQRRADHRAYLGFMWAHPGKQLLFMGQEFAQGAEWSEAAGPEWWLLDPGYASAGDHRGVRDLVRDLNAVYRATPALWERDTDPAGFRWVVGDAADDNVFAFLRHDAQGAPLLAVSNFSPVVRHDYPLAVPGDVPAWREVLNTDAERYGGSGVVRCAPVAPGQGRLRLTLPPLATVWLTPSSV, encoded by the coding sequence GTGGCCCTGCGTGATACTTCTCCGCCCGAGTCGGCCGGTCCCCGCCCGCGCACGGCGCCCGCGCTCGACGCGGCCGACCGCGGGCGCCTGCTCTCGGGCGCGCACCACGATCCGCACGCGCTGCTGGGCGCGCACCCGGTGCCGGGCGGGATCCTCTTCCGTGCCCTGCGGCCCTTCGCCGACTCGGTGAGCGTCGTGATCGACGGCGATCCCACCCCGCTCGTCTCGGAGGGCGACGGTCTCTTCGCCGTCGTCCTGCCGCTCGCCGCGGTGCCCGCGTACACGCTGCTGGTGTCGTACGAGGGCGCCGAGCACAAGGTGGACGACCCGTACCGCTTCCTGCCGGCCCTCGGCGACCTCGATCTGCATCTCATCCGTGAGGGGCGGCACGAGGAGCTGTGGACGGCGCTCGGCGCGGAGCCGATGGCGCACCAGGGGGTGATCGGCACCCGGTTCACGGTGTGGGCGCCGAACGCCCAGGGGGTGCGGGTCGCCGGCGACTTCTGTTTCTGGGACGGGACGGCCTTCCCGATGCGGTCGCTGGGGTCGTCCGGGGTGTGGGAGCTGTTCCTGCCCGGGATCGGCGAGGGCGCCCGGTACAAGTTCGAGATCACCTCCCGCCACGGTCACCGCTTCCTCAAGGCCGACCCGATGGCACGGCGCGCGGAGGTGCCGCCGGACACCGCGTCGATCGTGCACGCCTCGCACTACGAGTGGGCGGACGAGGAGTGGATGGCGCACCGGGGCGATGTTCCCGTGCACGTGGCGCCGTTCTCCGTGTACGAGGTCCATCTCCCGTCCTGGCGGCCCGGATTGACGTATCGTCAACTGGCCGAGGAGCTCCCGCCGTACGTCAACGATCTCGGCTTCACGCATGTGGAGTTCATGCCGGTCGCCCAGCATCCGTTCTCGGGCTCCTGGGGCTATCAGGTCACCGGTTTCTACGCGGTGACCTCGCGGCTCGGTACGCCGGACGACTTCAAGTTCCTCGTGGACGCCCTGCACCGGGCCGGGATCGGCGTGATCGTGGACTGGGTGCCGGCGCACTTCCCCAAGGACGACTGGGCGTTGGGCCGGTTCGACGGGGAGCCGCTGTACGAGCCCGGTGACTCGCGGCGGGCCGAGCATCCGGACTGGGGGACGTACGAGTTCGACTTCGGGCGGGTCGAGGTGCGCAACTTCCTGGTGGCGAACGCGACTTACTGGTGCGAGGAGTACCACGTCGACGGGCTGCGGGTGGACGCCGTCGCCTCCATGCTCTATCTCGACTACTCGCGGGACTCCGGACAGTGGACGCCGAACGTGTTCGGCGGCCGGGAGGACCTGGACGCGAAGGCGTTCCTCCAGGAGATGAACGCGACGGTGTACCGGCGCAATCCGGGGGTCGTGACGATCGCGGAGGAGTCGACGGCCTGGGAGGGGGTGACCCGGCCGACCGACGGCGGCGGTCTGGGGTTCGGGCTGAAGTGGAACATGGGCTGGATGCACGACTCGCTCCAGTACATCGGCAAGGAGCCGGTGCACCGCAAGTACCACCACCACGAGATGACCTTCTCGATGGTGTACGCCTACAGCGAGAACTACATCCTGCCGATCTCGCACGACGAGGTGGTCCACGGCAAGCGGGCACTGGTCTCGAAGATGCCCGGCGACTGGTGGCAGCGGCGCGCCGACCACCGGGCCTATCTGGGCTTCATGTGGGCCCATCCCGGCAAGCAACTCCTCTTCATGGGGCAGGAGTTCGCGCAGGGCGCGGAGTGGTCGGAGGCCGCGGGGCCGGAGTGGTGGCTGCTGGACCCGGGGTACGCCTCCGCGGGCGATCACCGGGGGGTGCGGGACCTGGTCCGTGATCTCAACGCGGTCTACCGGGCGACCCCGGCGCTCTGGGAGCGCGACACCGACCCGGCCGGTTTCCGGTGGGTGGTCGGCGACGCCGCGGACGACAACGTCTTCGCGTTCCTGCGCCACGACGCGCAGGGTGCTCCGCTGCTCGCCGTCAGCAACTTCTCCCCCGTCGTCCGCCACGACTACCCGCTCGCCGTCCCCGGCGACGTCCCGGCCTGGCGCGAGGTGCTCAACACCGACGCCGAGCGCTACGGCGGCAGCGGTGTCGTCCGCTGCGCCCCCGTCGCACCCGGGCAGGGGCGGCTCCGGCTGACGCTGCCGCCCCTGGCCACGGTGTGGCTGACGCCGTCGTCCGTGTGA
- a CDS encoding glutamate--cysteine ligase 2: MRTVGVEEELLLVDPKTGEPRSLSAAVLARASRCEKAEEPPVFEKELHNQMLEFATHPQSAMADLGAEIVRIRGEAARHAREAGCAVAAVATSPLPVRPSISMNRRYQWMAEQYGIATREQLVCGCHVHVSVGSDEEGVAVVDRIRPWLSVLSALSANSPFWQGRETDYSSYRSRVWQRWPSAGPTELFGSAERYHGRVADMVATGTILDEGMVYFDARLSARYPTVEVRVSDVCLHADSAVLIATLVRGLVETAARDWEAGRQPADHSVSLLRLAGWRAARSGLTADLLHPATMRRTRAETVVGALLAYVEDALADSGDLERARVSCAELLRLGNGSQIQREVWERTGSLREVVTTCVRHTQS; this comes from the coding sequence GTGCGCACCGTCGGAGTGGAGGAGGAACTCCTCCTGGTCGACCCGAAGACCGGGGAGCCGCGGTCCCTGTCCGCCGCCGTCCTCGCCCGCGCCTCGCGGTGCGAGAAGGCGGAGGAGCCGCCGGTCTTCGAGAAGGAACTGCACAACCAGATGCTCGAGTTCGCCACCCACCCGCAGTCGGCCATGGCCGACCTCGGCGCGGAGATCGTGCGCATCCGCGGGGAGGCGGCCCGGCACGCCCGGGAGGCCGGGTGCGCGGTCGCCGCGGTCGCCACGTCACCGCTGCCGGTGCGGCCTTCCATCAGCATGAACCGGCGCTACCAGTGGATGGCGGAGCAGTACGGCATCGCGACGCGCGAGCAGTTGGTGTGCGGCTGCCATGTCCATGTGTCCGTCGGCTCGGACGAGGAGGGCGTCGCGGTCGTCGACCGGATCCGGCCCTGGCTGTCGGTGCTGTCGGCACTGAGTGCCAACTCGCCGTTCTGGCAGGGCCGGGAGACGGACTACAGCAGCTATCGCAGCCGGGTGTGGCAGCGCTGGCCGTCGGCGGGTCCGACCGAGCTGTTCGGTTCGGCGGAGCGCTACCACGGGCGGGTGGCGGACATGGTGGCCACGGGCACGATCCTCGACGAGGGCATGGTCTACTTCGACGCCCGGCTGTCGGCGCGCTATCCGACGGTGGAGGTACGGGTGTCGGACGTCTGTCTGCACGCGGACAGCGCCGTGCTGATCGCCACGCTGGTGCGCGGGCTCGTCGAGACGGCCGCCCGGGACTGGGAGGCCGGCCGGCAGCCGGCGGACCACAGCGTGAGCCTGCTGCGGCTGGCCGGCTGGCGCGCCGCCCGCTCGGGGCTGACCGCGGATCTGCTGCACCCGGCGACCATGCGGCGCACCCGCGCCGAGACCGTCGTGGGGGCGCTGCTGGCGTATGTCGAGGACGCGCTGGCGGACAGCGGGGACCTGGAGCGGGCCCGCGTGTCCTGTGCCGAGCTGCTGCGGCTCGGCAACGGTTCGCAGATCCAGCGCGAGGTGTGGGAGCGCACCGGCAGTCTGCGCGAGGTCGTCACCACCTGTGTGCGGCACACCCAGAGCTGA
- a CDS encoding AMP-dependent synthetase/ligase — MRDFALAPRTTPPLTGGLADSVFETAARTPALPVLSRRRPDAGSAGWAEVTAVELRNEVVELAKGFVACGIKPGHRVAIMARTRYEWTVLSHALWAVGAEVVPVYPTSSREQVEWILRDAACVGVVVEDEQSVMTVGSVCAALPALRHVWQLDAGALEQLRQRGKLVPATTVDSLRRIVLPDSTAVIAYTSGTSGRALGCALTHRGLASPCDTLLAGWGHTAAAPGQRPSVLAFLPFSHVYGLMIQGLCLRGGILMGHEPDLGGDALSESLRTFRPTYLYAVPSVFEKIYKNFLRAAEEAGRGALFERAAETARDFAAAAERHRLGRGSGPGFDLRLQHALFERTVYRRLRASLGGRVHRATSGGSPLHRDLSLFYEGIGVYVHDGYGLTETSGGITMQPLGREKSGTVGQALPGMDIRVAEDGEILVRGPSVFQGYVNDDTATRAALWGGWLATGDLGALDSDGYLSITGRKKDVIITSSGKSVAPSALEQRLRMHPLVHQAVVVGDNRPCVGALITLDPDFVAHWRGSLTLHGDSRSREAREENALREEVGRAVAAANSTVSRSESIRAFRILPQPFDQANGLLTPSMKLRRDSIVAHYATEIEAMYQARARLPRPSAPEEILSWDDTDDVFR; from the coding sequence ATGCGCGACTTCGCCCTCGCTCCCCGCACCACCCCGCCGCTGACCGGAGGGCTCGCCGACAGCGTCTTCGAGACGGCCGCCCGCACTCCCGCGCTCCCGGTGCTCTCCCGTCGCCGCCCGGACGCCGGCTCGGCCGGCTGGGCGGAGGTGACGGCCGTCGAGCTGCGGAACGAAGTGGTCGAGCTGGCCAAGGGGTTCGTGGCCTGTGGGATCAAGCCGGGGCACCGCGTGGCGATCATGGCGCGCACCCGGTACGAGTGGACGGTGCTCTCTCACGCGCTGTGGGCGGTGGGCGCCGAGGTCGTCCCCGTCTATCCGACGTCCTCGCGCGAGCAGGTCGAGTGGATCCTGCGGGACGCGGCCTGTGTGGGCGTGGTCGTCGAGGACGAACAGAGCGTCATGACCGTGGGATCGGTGTGCGCGGCCCTGCCCGCGCTGCGGCACGTCTGGCAGTTGGACGCGGGCGCGCTCGAACAGCTGCGGCAACGCGGCAAGTTGGTGCCGGCGACCACGGTGGACTCGCTGCGCCGGATCGTGCTGCCCGACTCCACCGCGGTGATCGCCTACACCTCCGGCACCTCGGGCCGGGCGCTGGGCTGCGCGCTGACCCACCGCGGTCTGGCCAGCCCCTGCGACACGCTCCTGGCCGGCTGGGGGCACACGGCCGCGGCCCCGGGACAGCGGCCGAGCGTCCTGGCCTTCCTGCCGTTCTCCCACGTGTACGGCCTGATGATCCAGGGCCTGTGCCTGCGCGGCGGCATCCTGATGGGCCACGAGCCCGATCTCGGCGGGGACGCGCTCTCGGAGTCGCTGCGCACGTTCCGTCCGACGTATCTGTACGCGGTCCCGTCGGTGTTCGAGAAGATCTACAAGAACTTCCTGCGGGCGGCCGAGGAGGCGGGCCGCGGGGCGCTGTTCGAGCGGGCGGCGGAGACGGCCCGGGACTTCGCGGCCGCCGCCGAACGCCACCGGCTGGGCCGCGGCTCCGGGCCCGGTTTCGACCTGCGGCTCCAGCACGCCCTGTTCGAACGGACGGTGTACCGCAGGCTGCGGGCCTCGCTGGGCGGCCGCGTCCACCGCGCGACCTCGGGCGGCTCCCCGCTGCACCGCGACCTGTCCCTGTTCTACGAGGGCATCGGCGTCTACGTGCACGACGGCTACGGCCTGACCGAGACCAGCGGCGGGATCACGATGCAGCCGCTGGGCCGGGAGAAGTCGGGCACCGTCGGACAGGCCCTGCCGGGCATGGACATCCGGGTGGCGGAGGACGGGGAGATCCTGGTGCGCGGCCCGTCGGTGTTCCAGGGCTACGTCAACGACGACACCGCGACGCGGGCCGCGCTGTGGGGCGGCTGGCTGGCCACGGGCGACCTCGGGGCCCTGGACTCCGACGGCTACCTCTCGATCACCGGCCGCAAGAAGGACGTCATCATCACCAGCAGCGGAAAGAGCGTCGCGCCGAGCGCGCTGGAGCAGCGGCTGCGGATGCATCCGCTCGTGCACCAGGCGGTGGTCGTGGGCGACAACCGGCCCTGTGTGGGCGCGCTGATCACCCTGGACCCCGATTTCGTGGCGCACTGGCGCGGGAGCCTGACGCTGCACGGCGACTCCCGGAGCCGGGAGGCCCGCGAGGAGAACGCCCTGCGGGAGGAGGTCGGCCGGGCGGTGGCCGCGGCCAACAGCACGGTGTCCCGCTCGGAGTCGATCCGGGCCTTCCGCATCCTGCCGCAGCCGTTCGACCAGGCCAACGGTCTGCTGACGCCTTCGATGAAGCTGCGCCGCGACTCGATCGTGGCGCACTACGCGACGGAGATCGAGGCGATGTACCAGGCACGGGCCCGCCTGCCCCGCCCGAGCGCCCCGGAGGAGATCCTGAGCTGGGACGACACGGACGACGTGTTCCGCTGA
- a CDS encoding ATP-binding protein, producing MATEPRGNDALSFWAIPGRSARFAGEPQDVTGARLVAEEFLRELARASPPSAPECWHDIVLIVTELAANAVQYAPGPFELHLRPTFDGVHVTVHDTNSTPPTPRPFRPDDGGGGIGWYLVHTLCSQVSVVRNEQGQGEGKDVHVFLPW from the coding sequence ATGGCAACCGAGCCGCGTGGTAACGACGCACTGTCCTTCTGGGCGATTCCGGGCCGTTCAGCCCGTTTCGCGGGTGAACCGCAGGATGTGACGGGTGCGCGGCTGGTCGCGGAGGAGTTCCTCCGTGAGCTGGCGCGGGCCTCACCGCCTTCGGCGCCGGAGTGCTGGCACGACATCGTGCTGATCGTCACGGAGCTGGCCGCGAACGCGGTCCAGTACGCGCCGGGGCCCTTCGAGCTGCACCTGCGCCCCACCTTCGACGGGGTGCACGTCACGGTCCACGACACCAACAGCACCCCGCCGACGCCACGGCCGTTCCGTCCCGACGACGGGGGCGGCGGCATCGGCTGGTATCTGGTGCACACGCTCTGCAGTCAGGTGAGCGTGGTGCGGAACGAGCAGGGCCAGGGTGAGGGGAAGGACGTCCACGTCTTCCTGCCGTGGTGA
- a CDS encoding SigB/SigF/SigG family RNA polymerase sigma factor, which yields MDAVTAQATTATAEQAGTGDPRGGVPLIDAPAQVSPRDARELSRRFFDRLAVVEEGTHEYQYVRNTLIEMNLSLVRYAASRFRGRGDSMEDIVQVGTIGLIKAIDRFELSREVEFTSFAVPYIVGEIKRFFRDTSWAVHVPRRLQEARVELARANEELQTRLGRMPTTRELSELMQLSEGEVIEARKASNCYTSASLDAALTSESGADGESVLADFIGAEEPALELVEDFHSLAPLIAELDDRERRIIHLRFVEERTQAEIGHELGISQMHVSRLLSRLVRRLRVGLLGAELA from the coding sequence ATGGATGCCGTGACGGCACAGGCAACGACGGCCACGGCAGAGCAGGCGGGCACCGGGGACCCGCGAGGAGGGGTTCCGCTCATCGACGCACCCGCCCAGGTGAGTCCGAGGGACGCGCGGGAGCTCTCGCGCCGCTTCTTCGACCGGCTGGCCGTCGTGGAGGAGGGCACCCACGAGTACCAGTACGTGCGCAACACCCTGATCGAGATGAACCTGTCGCTCGTGCGGTACGCGGCCTCCCGCTTCCGCGGCCGGGGCGACTCGATGGAGGACATCGTCCAGGTCGGCACGATCGGGCTGATCAAGGCCATCGACCGGTTCGAGCTGTCCCGTGAGGTCGAGTTCACCTCGTTCGCTGTGCCGTACATCGTCGGCGAGATCAAGCGTTTCTTCCGGGACACGAGCTGGGCGGTGCACGTGCCGCGCCGGCTTCAGGAGGCGCGGGTCGAACTGGCCAGGGCGAACGAGGAGTTGCAGACGCGGCTGGGCCGGATGCCCACCACGCGCGAGCTGTCGGAGCTGATGCAACTGTCGGAGGGGGAGGTCATCGAGGCGCGCAAGGCGTCCAACTGCTACACGTCCGCCTCGCTCGACGCGGCGCTCACCTCCGAAAGCGGCGCGGACGGCGAGTCGGTGCTCGCCGACTTCATCGGTGCGGAGGAGCCCGCGCTCGAACTGGTCGAGGACTTCCACTCGTTGGCGCCGCTCATCGCCGAACTCGACGACAGGGAGCGGCGGATCATCCATCTGCGGTTCGTCGAGGAGCGCACGCAGGCGGAGATCGGCCATGAGCTGGGCATCTCCCAGATGCATGTGTCCCGGCTCCTCAGCCGCCTGGTGCGGCGCCTGCGGGTCGGCCTGCTGGGCGCCGAACTCGCCTGA
- a CDS encoding STAS domain-containing protein, whose product MSIAQNPLSVEVTLPREDVALVTVEGHLDLDTATEFQAHLANQLHHGRRHFLIDLSAVPFMDSSGMNIILRVYQEARGLPGSVHVINPTPPVRRVLDLTGVSLTVPVSAKVDEALALVDGTAPPKDARD is encoded by the coding sequence GTGTCCATCGCCCAGAACCCCCTGTCCGTCGAGGTCACCCTGCCCCGCGAGGACGTCGCCCTGGTCACCGTCGAAGGCCATCTCGACCTCGACACCGCGACCGAGTTCCAGGCCCATCTGGCCAACCAGCTCCACCACGGCCGACGGCACTTCCTCATCGACCTCAGCGCGGTCCCGTTCATGGACTCGTCCGGCATGAACATCATCCTGCGGGTGTACCAGGAGGCCCGCGGCCTGCCGGGGAGCGTGCACGTCATCAACCCGACGCCCCCCGTGCGCCGGGTCCTGGACCTCACCGGGGTCAGCCTCACGGTTCCGGTCTCCGCGAAGGTGGACGAGGCGCTGGCCCTCGTCGACGGGACCGCGCCGCCGAAGGACGCCCGGGACTGA
- a CDS encoding NAD(P)/FAD-dependent oxidoreductase, with amino-acid sequence MTRPRILVVGAGFAGVGCVRRLERELAAAEADVTLVTPFAYQLYLPLLPQVASGVLTPQSIAVSLRRSRKYRTRIIPGGAVGVDLASKVCVVRTITDEIVNEPYDYIVLAPGSVTRTFDIPGLTDHAFGMKTLAEAAYIRDHVITQLDLADASHDPAERASRLRFVVVGGGYAGTETAACLQLLTHNAVKRYPRLDPGLIKWHLIDIAPKLMPELGDKLGRSAQEVLRKRGIEISLGVSIAKAGPEEVTFTDGRVVPTRTLIWTAGVVASPLIATLGAETVRGRLAVEAELNLPGNDGVFALGDAAAVPDRAKGEAGAVCPPTAQHAMRQGRVVADNVIATLRGRPMRPYVHKDLGLVVDLGGTDAVSKPLGVELRGLPAQAVARGYHWSALRTGVAKARVLTNWTLNAVAGDDFVRTGFQARRGAKLKDFEYTDSYLTPEQVRAHLKGSGLEGPGSEGSGSDQE; translated from the coding sequence GTGACACGACCCAGGATCCTGGTGGTGGGCGCGGGCTTCGCGGGGGTGGGCTGCGTTCGGCGTCTGGAACGCGAACTCGCCGCCGCGGAGGCCGACGTCACTCTGGTGACGCCGTTCGCCTACCAGCTCTATCTGCCGCTGCTCCCGCAGGTCGCCTCCGGGGTGCTGACGCCCCAGTCGATCGCCGTCTCGCTGCGCCGCAGCAGGAAGTACCGCACCCGGATCATCCCGGGCGGCGCCGTCGGCGTGGACCTCGCGTCGAAGGTCTGCGTCGTGCGGACCATCACCGACGAGATCGTCAACGAGCCGTACGACTACATCGTGCTGGCTCCCGGCAGTGTCACCCGCACCTTCGACATCCCGGGGCTGACCGACCACGCCTTCGGGATGAAGACCCTCGCGGAGGCCGCTTACATCCGCGACCACGTCATCACCCAGCTGGACCTGGCCGACGCGAGTCACGATCCCGCCGAGCGGGCCTCGCGGCTGCGGTTCGTGGTCGTGGGCGGCGGCTACGCGGGCACCGAGACCGCCGCCTGTCTGCAACTGCTCACCCACAACGCGGTCAAGCGGTATCCGCGACTGGACCCGGGCCTGATCAAGTGGCACCTGATCGACATCGCCCCGAAGCTGATGCCGGAACTCGGCGACAAGCTGGGACGCAGCGCCCAGGAGGTGCTGCGCAAGCGGGGGATCGAGATCTCGCTGGGCGTGTCCATCGCGAAGGCTGGCCCGGAGGAGGTCACCTTCACCGACGGGCGGGTCGTCCCGACCCGGACCCTCATCTGGACGGCGGGCGTCGTGGCGAGCCCGCTCATCGCGACGCTCGGCGCGGAGACGGTCCGCGGGCGGCTCGCGGTCGAAGCGGAGCTGAACCTGCCCGGGAACGACGGGGTGTTCGCGCTCGGGGACGCCGCCGCCGTACCCGACCGGGCCAAGGGCGAGGCGGGCGCGGTGTGCCCGCCGACCGCGCAGCACGCGATGCGGCAGGGCAGGGTCGTCGCCGACAACGTCATCGCGACGCTGCGGGGCCGGCCGATGCGGCCGTACGTGCACAAGGATCTCGGACTGGTCGTCGACCTCGGCGGCACCGACGCCGTCTCCAAGCCGCTCGGCGTCGAACTGCGGGGCCTGCCCGCGCAGGCCGTGGCCCGCGGCTACCACTGGTCGGCGCTGCGCACGGGCGTGGCCAAGGCCCGGGTGCTGACGAACTGGACGCTCAACGCGGTCGCGGGCGACGATTTCGTGCGCACCGGCTTCCAGGCGCGCCGGGGCGCGAAGCTGAAGGACTTCGAGTACACGGACAGCTATCTGACGCCCGAGCAGGTGCGGGCGCACCTCAAGGGCTCGGGCCTCGAGGGCCCGGGCTCCGAGGGCTCGGGCTCCGACCAGGAGTGA